A genomic segment from Glycine max cultivar Williams 82 chromosome 1, Glycine_max_v4.0, whole genome shotgun sequence encodes:
- the LOC100808689 gene encoding WEB family protein At3g51220, with translation MDKKGGGMVIMERAEIDTRAPFKSVKEAVMLFGEKVLVGEIYANKLKEMRVEASGSGSPQARGGALATELEETKQNLEGARDEASMLVKRIKSLKKELEQTKKELEDTKARELRLLQRRDDPEIEDLKFIANATTNVEIKTQSSDEEKAEEFQKTRYVKFASPHALAQVIPNKGELLGRSPSVKKPKRKPLMSLIGWLFSKKKGSHAS, from the exons ATGGACAAGAAAGGTGGTGGAATGGTGATCATGGAACGCGCAGAGATTGACACTCGTGCCCCATTCAAGTCTGTTAAAGAAGCAGTTATGTTGTTCGGAGAAAAAGTACTAGTTGGGGAAATTTATGCCAACAAGCTCAAAGAG ATGCGAGTTGAAGCAAGTGGAAGTGGGAGTCCACAAGCCAGAGGTGGAGCATTGGCAACTGAGCTGgaagaaacaaagcaaaatcTTGAGGGAGCTAGAGATGAAGCTAGCATGTTGGTTAAGCGAATCAAGTCCCTTAAGAAGGAACTTgaacaaacaaagaaagaacTAGAAGACACAAAAGCAAGAGAGCTCAGGTTGCTGCAGCGACGGGACGATCCGGAGATTGAAGACCTCAAGTTCATTGCAAATGCAACAACCAATGTGGAAATCAAAACACAAAGCAGTGATGAGGAGAAAGCAGAAGAGTTCCAAAAAACAAGATACGTGAAATTCGCTAGTCCTCATGCACTAGCTCAAGTTATTCCTAACAAGGGTGAATTGCTTGGGAGATCTCCTTCAGTTAAGAAGCCAAAGAGGAAGCCATTGATGTCTTTGATAGGATGGCTTTTCTCTAAAAAGAAAGGGAGCCACGCAAGTTGA